Below is a window of Gossypium hirsutum isolate 1008001.06 chromosome A12, Gossypium_hirsutum_v2.1, whole genome shotgun sequence DNA.
TTAAGTTTCAAATCAATTAGTTTGGTCTAATGTGTAGCctaaattattgtaaaaaaaatgttgcAAATGACTTGAAAGAATGTATTTTTTTCTTCCTATTTTAATATCTCACATAGGTTACTTGATGGgttataaagtataaaaatgatttttttttaaaatttttagagttaggactaaattgatatattttttaaatattgaggccaaatttattattattttgagaattaaaactaaaatgactaattttgtaaacattgagagctaaatttattaaatttattatatttaggatcaaatgaATACAATCTATTAATATTAgaagttaattttattattagattAATAAAAAAGTCCACTTCAGCTTAAAATATTtagagcatgtttggttgggtgtattggattAACCAATATACCCCAAATCCGTGGGCCCCACTAATCCCCACTTAATCCCGtgtttggtttgatgtattgcCTATTACAGGCCTATTACAACACGGATGTAATACTCATTTTCTCTGCTTGAACAACGATTAGCCAATCCGTTTCAAAAGTAAGGATTAGCTAATCgtttctgttttaccctccccagCCAAAATCTGCTGCTCCACcccaccctctccctcccaacGTCAACAGCAGTTTTCTTCGAACCAAATCTCCACCGTCTCGCGTTTGGGAAGCGAGAAAGTGCGAGAAAAATGAGCGGACCGGGGAAGAAAGTCTCGATGTCGCGTTCAAAGCATCAAAGAACATTGATTGGGAAGGGATGGCTAAGCTTTTGGTCTCCGATGAGGCTCGCAAAGAGTTCGCTACTCTTCGTCGCACTTTTGATGAAGTTAACTCTACTTTACAAACCAAATTCAGCCAGGTCTTTTTCTTATATTCTCTCTAATCCCTagctcctttttagcatttttgttgatttttttcatAGATTTGTTGGGTTAATCCGTTGATTAGATCTTAGGGTTTTAGTTTTTTAatgatgattttaatattttatattgaaataaattttcaataaggttgaatttttttgttcaagGTTTGATTTTGGAacctttttttctcatttttaaggaAATTTTAGTTTTGTTCAAGGTTTCAGTCCTATCTTGTTAATAATCCGATTTCTTAAGCAGGAACCTGAACCCATTGACTGGGAGTACTATAGAAAAGGAATTGGCTCTCGCCTGATAGATATGTACAAAGAGGCATATGAGAGTAAGTTAATTTGATAGTTATCATATTTGGCCTACTCTCTATCCAATTTTCCAGTCATCCTATATATGGCTATGCTTAGATCAGTTGCAGGTCTGTAAAATCATAAATTGTTTGGCTTCCACATGTTTGTGTTCCTCATGCGGTGCCACTTCCTGAATTTGTTACTTTGAAGATCATCTCTATGGTACAAGGGAACTATTACTTAGTTGGATACTGATATGGTCACCTTAAGTAGCTAGCTCTTTCCTTTCTTCACTCTCAGTTTTTGGGGTTTTAGAAAGGGTATTAGTAAAGTATGGATTTTATTGCTATTGTTTTATATTTCTCTGACTGTTTTTTACGGAAATATCAATGCCTGACCTATATCTGGACCATAGATATGGGGATATGACCCTTCAAGGACCCTACAAATTCTTGGAAAAAAGTCGAACATACCCATTTTGGACATTTAGCCTGATCTGACACTTGCACTCAAGTTTGCGTAACACAGTTATCAATCATTTTCCAGCTCCAGATCTCCTTGATCTTTCCTAGATCAGTTCCATGCCCCATACTTCACTGAAAGTTAAATGGAAATCAATTgccaatgaggacattgtttaaATTGGCTGCTATTTTGTTTGCAAATACAATTCTTATTTGTGTGCAGTTCACTTGTTGAATGCTATTAGCATTTAACAATTTCAGATTAATGCCGTAGatgtttcatttcaataatgCTATTATGTGATCAGATTCTTCTGGAGACCAAAACTTGAGATACTCCTATACTTATGTTCAAAGTAGAATGAAGAAAATATAGACATCTAGCTACTCAATTCTCACTTGTCTGCAATTTCTAGCAGTCGAAGTAATCATATTTATCATGCTTGTTATAAGGTTTGGATGGAGTTTTGAGGGATTTACCTTTTAATTAAAAAGTCTcatttattgtaaatttttaacaattacaACCTCTAGATAGTTATcgtctttctttttgttttccatCTACAAACAAATTTGAAATGTCATTGATAGATCTGCAAATTTGGATGCAGGGCAATTACATACTTCTCCAACATATTAGACAGTAacgatgaagcactatgtgcagcAGCATGTGAGGCTCTTGCTTTAGTATTTGAATTCAACTGTATGGAGAAATTCTCAAGTAAAACCAAGGAttcaaacaaagaacttaaggaCAACATTATAAAGCAACTCAGAAGCCGGTTGTCAGAAACAGGCAATGAAAGAATTTCTAGTCAAGATCCAAGAACAGGGTTCAATTCTGCCTCGGCTACTTTAGATTTCCTAGAGGTACTGATTTGACTTTGTTTTATGCATATATTTAACAGATTGTATCTTGAGCTGTCATAATAGTCTTAATAACTTTCAGGATGAGAAATGTGCAATCTCATGgatattttcattgaaaaattcATCTTTTGTCTTTATATTGTTGATTTACTTTTCTAGGCTGGCTTTGTGTAGCTGATCATTTACCTTAATTCCAGCAGTAAACAGGCTGATTTTCCAATGTTTCTATTTCATATAAATGCACTTTTTAGGACTTCTTTGGCACATGAATGACCATATTAATTCTTTTTCATGGATTTTTCTCTCAAACCTTTctaattattgttgttgttgatatTTTGATAGACATTATTactatttacattttttaagcaAACCAATGTCAAGTATTGATTTTGAGTTTAGAAAAGCAAAGATACTCCACATCTATAACTGGATGTAATTGATGAGCGTTAGATATAGGTATGTACTTGACATACCCTTGAgtgaattcaccaattttatattctgattttgcTCGAGTAAATGTCATTAAGTTACCTTGTGCAAAAGATGAATTTGCCTCACCAACATTTGTCAAAGTCCTTGTGCATATTTGAGATGGTCTTAATTTGACAGAAAATGAAGTATAGTTTAACTCTCCTTGCGGTTTACTTGGCTCTTCTTAGCACTTGGCTGATCTATATGCAGGCATCCCAATATATAATATAGAATTCACCATGAGGCTTTATTCTAACAGCCATCCTGTCTGTGGGAAATCTCTCTCAAGTTTTAATGAacaaaaaatagaagaagaaattcgttcatatgatcatttctgCAAAAGAAATTATAATCCAAATGTTGCACATCAAAGTTACCAAAAAACAACCTTCCAATTCTCCATTTGATAAGTTGCACAGTAATAGGTCTCTGTTCTATGCTAAAAGCAATCCAATTCCTTCAGAAtacttaaaaaacaaataaaacggTAAAAGTACTATAGAAGCCATTATATTAGGAGTTGCATTGTATTTTGCCCTTTCCACtggaaaaatgagtaaattactctttatatattagattaaaaagtaaattaatcttttattaatatatgaatattatgtttggataTTATGACATGTAAACTAATATCATATTAGAATAACTAGTTTATAACTTTGGAGTAATGATTCATTGTAATTTTacccatttttatatatttctttaattttttaattcatcacAAGGTTCATGCCATAGGGGCAAagctaaaatcaaaaaataaaaaagaacctcATTGAGGAAGAAAATTCAGAGAATAAGGtaagaaaaccaaaaaatataGCAACTGAGAGAATATACAGAGCTATGTTTCTCCGACTCTTCATTTTGCTTGAAGTATCCCTTTTTTATACCCCTGTCAGagtattcatttttcttaaagtatctGGTTTAAACACCCATGCCCGACGATGAAAGAACCTCTTTGAGAAAGTTATACAatagatttattatataaattattttaaattatataaattcatataagaaaatttattatcaataattttatgaaattatatcttattaaattatatgtaataataattattttaaattatacaaattcatataagataatttattagttataattattttaaattttattaaatcatatattttaattaaaatatatttaatattaatcatttcaaattatcttttatagtatcatatattatgatttgagtaaattcatataagaatattaattattaagaattttattaaattatatattttaattataatatatttaatatatttaataataattatgtttaaatatgattaaattatttatttttgataataaataatcttattaaaatttaaataacaataacaataatcatttaccaaaacaaatttatgctaagggtattctggtcattttagttttctccattatgctattacacctctattacattcaaccaaacacagttttactattacgcctctattccattacattcaaccaaacagttgatttgctattacacctctattccattacacctctaatccaatacacctctaatccaatacagcgaaccaaacgtgctcttagttttaaaaagttgaatgattaaataaaaaattaataattaagtgatccaaataaaatcaaaagcagatcactatttttacaatttacccataaaattttcacttaaatactaaatatttaagTTGAAtgctcaaaattttttaactcaaaGACTACCCCATTTTTTAGTATAGAGGCCGAAGGGAGTTCCTGGTACTTTTACCCGAAAGAACCCTAGTTTTTCGTATCTTCGAGTTAAGTTTACACGTCAAAGGTTGTCACAGATCAGACTTGAATCATGGAAGTCGATGATGGAAACGAGTCGAAACCCTCCGCCTCGCCAGTGGCTTTCAGTTCAGTTTTCGACCCTTCCAATCGTATAGGGTTTTTCAAATCTGCGTTCGCCTTCGCATCTCAGATGGCTGCAGATATCTTCGACGACAATCAAGAAGATAAGATGGAGAACAAAATCTTGTCACTTCTTGATGATATCAAGAAAAGAAAAcgggaaaagaaagatgaatcagaagaagaagaagatgctGAGAACAAGAGATTGAGAACATTGGAAGCAGATACCAAAAAGCCATCCCATGACGATCCGTCGCCGCCGAACAAAAACAATGGTCTTGACATGAAGAACTATTCATGGTCGCAAACTCTAGGAGACGTCATGGTTCAGGTCCCAGTTCCTTTCGGAACCAAAAAGAAAGTCGTAATATGCGATATCAAGAACACGTCTCTACGAGTGGGGGTTAAGGGTCAGCCGTTGTTGATCGACGGCGAGTTATTCCAGGCGGTGAAAGTTTGTGAGAGTTATTGGATACTGGAAGATAATGAAACAGTTACCATTCTGTTATCGAAGTGTAATCCGTGGGAATGGTGGAAATCAGTGGTGAAAGGTGATCGAGGGATTGAGACTAGCCGATGTGAACCGGGACTGAGACGGTTGGATGGCTTGGGCTACGAAGCGGAACGTCACATGAGAAAGCTGTTGTTTGATTATGGGCAGAAGTGTAAGGGACTCCCAACAAGCGATAATTGCCCGGAGGTGCTCCAGAAATTCATTGTTCACCATCCATATTTGAACCTTCCACAAAGTAAATGAGATGATTCATTTCAACAGCCAACTTTTTACTTTCTGCAACTTCTTACAGCTTTTAATTCAATTGTTCTGATAATAGACTGATTTCAATTCTTAGATTTGTATTTGATGGCAGTTCTATCAAAAGATTTATATTCGACGTTGCGGCTTGTTTGtgtttagttttagaattttatatcaATAGCAAAAGTTCCTTATGTTGCCAACATTCAAATATGAAGATCACTTGCCACCTATAGAGGAGCACATGGTCTAATCAATATCATCATGAGATTAAGGAAATCCCATGCAAGAAGACCCACATGACTTAGCTCTCAAGTGTAATGAATAGTGACCACCCCGTAAGAAAAGATATGTTTGATTATCATTTGGAAAGCCAAAAATGAGGTCATTGTTAAGAAATCAATCCATAGGCTGAATCTTTTGACCAAATAAGACACCACCAATTGACAAATGGAACCCATTCGGGCGCAAACTACCTTCCTCTCTACAACGACTTGGTCAATTCGGAAATTTGCTTTTATGTCTGCAAACAGGAGGCCGGGAATAGGCTCGGATGTTTTGCGATTATCCAGAATGAACAAGGTGTCTCTCCTTCATAATATGTAGAATCCTTCGGAAAtgcactaattttttttttcaaaatcattaTGATTGCGTTttataatgaaaaattaaaaaaacgagAGAAATTAAATAAGAATTGAAAACTTTGGGAAGTATAAATCCATTACACTCCAATTTAGCGAATCCACCATCAAATTATTGTTTGGTTGACGGTTATGACTCGTGTTGAATATGGACTTGAACCTCCCCACTGAATACGCGATTCAAGGTGTGTGGAACAAGAAATTAGCccgaaataatttaattttacccTCAACATTCTAAAACCTTCGTCAGCAGCCCCTCTCACATAGCCTTCATTGCTCTACTCTTTTCTCTTCtgaaaaagcaaagaaagaatCGGTTCTCAACAAAACTTTTATTTTGCTCTGCTTCTCTTTTGTCAAATTCCATTTATTCTCCTTCACTCTCTCACTTTGACAGTCAGGCAAGCAATTTTCACCCCTTACTTTCTTTTTTCTGCTACATTTTACTGTTTCATAATCaattgctctgtttcttttaattgctaATTTACTATTTTGATATTGTAGAGTGATTGTTGTGCTTTGTATCTTGTTTGGGGTTTTTAGGGCTTTGGGAATTAGTTTCTCTAGAAATCAAGGTCTGAGTTTTAGTGGGATTATTGGTTATTATGGGGCGTTATTTTGAGGGATTTCaaggttttttttctttggtCAGTGTTGATTAAATACAATTGATTTTAACAGAATTGCTTCCTCTTCATTTCTTTGCTTTTAAGCTAGGAGAGCTTAGTTGATTTGAACATTCTttatgcatgattaaattaattcttaattgTTCCGGAAATCTTTCAAGTGAAGGGTGATGGGTTGGTCGAGTTTTTCTTTAAGTTTGATTTTTGTAATATTCTTCTTTTAGGGGATAGAACCAGGTATTTCCAGTTGCATAAGTTAAAATCTGTAATCAGCACTGAGATATTTGCCCTTTTTTTTAGAAACCTTTATAATGGCTATTGTGTAGCTGCTAATATGTGGTACCCGTTGTTTTGACAGAGCAGGTCCTTCAAAGGCAGAGAGAGGTTCCTGGATATTCTTTTTCCTAATACATGGATTAGAGTACTGGTCGCATTCCTTCaacatcttttcctttttttccatATAACAGTTAGTGCTTCGCACAAATCGCAGCTGTGATATCGTATGGTTCACAAAGCTTTCTGGAATGCTATCTTTTCTGCATTTTGATGTTATTCATGTTCATTTACAAATTAGTCAGCTATACTATTTGCTAATTAGGATCATATCCTCATTGGGTGATTTCAGAAGCATATTTACTTTGTTACTTGAAGGATAAAAATCTCAGTAGTCTCCTTTATTCGTACTAATAACTGTCATTAGTGACTGTTGAAGGAAAGCCTTGAGGTGTCTCTAATTTGTTAAATTCAACTAAATATGAAATCTACTGCCTGAATAAGCAGCTTACTTGTGGTCAAACGTTTTTGGTGCCTAATTGTCAAAGGACTAAAAATAATTGTCATATCATGATTTTCGAGATATCAAAAAGTTATCCACTTTGCTCATGCAATATGATGAAGAAGAATTTGGAGAGAGCGAGGGGATCAACGAAGATGAAGatggagaaaataaaaaaatcttttaatataatataatataaaatattaatttcaaattttagaaaatataaaaataaaaaatcttttcatatgatttaatataaaatactatttaaatattaaatattaatattatttttaatattaaattgatgtaaaatatatattaaaatattaaaaggaaTATTTGTCATTAagtatttttttacaattatataattattttttcaatcaaatgtatgaatattattaaaatactCATTTCATATAACAAAATCACTGTTATGTCTATTCAATACCATTACAGTTTTATTTCATTCTCACATAATGACTATTTTATTACAGTCTTATTCTATTCCAGCGAACTAAAGCTATTGTAAATAGTTGAGAGAAttgaaaaaatatgatttaaattaaaaaaaaatgactTAAGTTTATATAACAAATAAACTAGTTGTTTTTAGTCGTTTAAAAGAAATTATCAATTGaattttttaactatttaaaaaatttaaacattaaacgAAAAATTACTAAGGTGATAGCGGGGATATTAAAAGCGAGTCTTATAAAACGTATTTTTAATCATCTTAATTTAAAATACATCCCGTCTCTCCAAAatctatttatttctttaaataaaaaaaaactatatacttcactaaatatttttcaaatttgacattTTGGGCTAATTTTTCCAATGACACGAACCGTATTTTATGTTTAACAAAATGCGTTAAACAAGTGTACAGTGGAAGTAGGGACACGTTGGGAAATTCAAAAAACATCATTCCCTCAAATTGGAACCAAAATTTCCGAAACTCTAGATTTGGCGCActtcatctctctctctctcaattaACTGGCCAAGTGAAGTGTCGCTTCTAACATTTTGCCCTAGGTTTCCTTCTCCTGCAATTCTTCAGTTTCCTCTCAAAATTTTAACCCATCATTCCTAGTTTTCTCTTATTCTCTCTCTATCCAAACATCTATCTGTGCCCAAAAGTCCCTAATTTGAGGGCTTCGATGGAGGTAAATCTGACGGGAGGGGCGGTGGCTCGTATTATAAACAGAGAGGTGTCGACAGAGAAGGATTTGAAACCTTTGCTTCAAGTCATAGAGTTGAAAGAGGTTCAAACGACGTCGAAGAATccgcagcagcagcagcagcagcaagaACCGAAAAAGAGCGAGAGGTATAGGCTATTGCTGTCGGATGGGTCGTTGACGCAGCAAGGGATGCTCGCTACCAGTAAGAATGAACTTGTGAAATCCTCGAAGTTGCAAATTGGCTCCGTTATTCAATTGACTCAGTACATTTGCAACGTAATCCAAGATCGCATGTATACCCCTCTTTCTCtcactttatattttatttctggACATATTTTCGATGAAAGATTGAAGGATATTCTTCTTTATTACTATTTCGTTTATTTCACCATTCAGTTGATGATCCTTTGCGTATATAAAGAACTTATATTTGTTGGGTTTTCAACCTGTGACGACATGATTAGTTGTCTGTTTTATGTTTTGGGGTgggtttatatatttttcttcttttcattgtTAATTGATGAAGCTTGAATTGGGTGTAATGCACTTTTCTAGCTTTATTTATTTCTAAAGAATCAATTCAACCATTACAGTTTCTCGAGTCTGCAATTTTTAGACTTGCAGTTTATAGCATCGCTTTTTAGTGGGATGACAATGACTTGTTGGTTCTTAACTTGGCACGTTTATATATCTATCCATTGATTTGGTTCTTTTCTTCTtgaacttaaaatttaatttctcaaAGTAATTGAATATTTTGTTCACAATTCACACTTTAAACTCTGATGAGGGATCCTTCTTTGTGTCTGCATAGCTTTTTGCTCAAGCTTTGTGATTTTTGTTGCATCTCTGTGTAGGTCAATCTGCTAATTTTCCCGATGACCTTATTTTCTGTCCCATGCATGCAGGATTGTTATTATCATTGAGTTGGATGTGATAGTTGAAAAATGTGATATTATTGGGAAGCCTGTAGCAGCACCAAGATCTTCTAGGCTAACACAAGCCCCTACTGATCAACCTGGGACGGTGATGGCACAGAGCAATTCATTAGGGGGAAGCTCAGTTGCTGGCGGCATGGCTGATAGGCTGAACTCAGCTGGGACCACTCTGCAACAGCCTAGAATGAATCAATGGCATGGTAATTGTCGTTCAAATGAATCTGATCAGATAAACTATCCTGCTGCAAATGCACCACCCTCTTATCCCAAAGCAGATCCTTCTGCTGGTTTTCCTGGATCATCACCTCTAGATAGACCATATGGTGTTCAGAGTACGGGTTTCCATAATCCTAGGCCAGCAACTTCACGTCCTCTAAGCACCTCTAACTACCAATCCGTACCTACGTATCAACAGCCATCCCCAATGTACACTAACCGAGGGCCTGTTGCCAAGAATGAGGCACCACCCAGGATAATCCCAATTTCTGCTCTGAACCCATAT
It encodes the following:
- the LOC107944267 gene encoding protein BOBBER 1, which produces MEVDDGNESKPSASPVAFSSVFDPSNRIGFFKSAFAFASQMAADIFDDNQEDKMENKILSLLDDIKKRKREKKDESEEEEDAENKRLRTLEADTKKPSHDDPSPPNKNNGLDMKNYSWSQTLGDVMVQVPVPFGTKKKVVICDIKNTSLRVGVKGQPLLIDGELFQAVKVCESYWILEDNETVTILLSKCNPWEWWKSVVKGDRGIETSRCEPGLRRLDGLGYEAERHMRKLLFDYGQKCKGLPTSDNCPEVLQKFIVHHPYLNLPQSK